In one Echinicola marina genomic region, the following are encoded:
- a CDS encoding WG repeat-containing protein translates to MTTKIQNILTVLLLCIANLTVFGQQTQTHKVDFSDIDGFSGEVNFTSSRHSFGTTLKGKGTSLVLKNYRCTPEEKEALKKAGIDFWRYSGYSPKTFGVYVEGRAYVNMVRGYSFNRYAKSPKILHLNNGLGDEVSFDFDEDTKEYETEWKKTHPNKVLWLEEGGFSADKVTELYLSDLKNEIDRILYTAKKEKEKEEQAKKEADEKQKQVTDLLSEAQKALWSGDLEKAKPLLDKAYKLDPSNQTVQKLSGEYAQKKDEKAKKELDDKIAEGKRERETSAGNTQNTNNSYRHNNVSATQQKIATIDKAHSEFNNTIDQAFESSRQKTKEAQQKSRDYWEGMEGRVAALTEEYSEKYRKEEEEFNAKEEQVKQEYHKREQERKQLAEIALKNREESKYDYTGEFTDDGVAVVMVKVGVNYGKYGLIDKTGQEIVPPKYDYMDEFSKDGLAVVKIGSYPNEKCGFIDKTGREITPLKYDIASSFSEGMAMVGSRNLDNKNNKVGFIDTTGKVKIAFKYHWAKSFSEGLAVVLVDDKGSGFINKEGQFVISPIYDLAHSFSNGKAKVELDGREFYIDKTGKEVK, encoded by the coding sequence ATGACAACAAAAATACAAAATATACTTACAGTACTCCTACTTTGCATTGCAAACCTTACGGTTTTCGGGCAACAAACACAAACCCACAAAGTTGATTTTTCCGATATAGACGGCTTTTCGGGTGAAGTGAACTTTACCTCTTCCCGTCATAGTTTTGGGACAACATTAAAGGGGAAAGGTACTTCACTTGTTCTAAAAAACTATCGTTGCACACCCGAAGAAAAAGAAGCGTTGAAAAAAGCAGGGATAGATTTTTGGCGATACTCCGGTTATAGTCCTAAAACATTTGGCGTATATGTAGAAGGAAGAGCTTATGTTAATATGGTTAGAGGGTATTCTTTTAATCGTTACGCCAAAAGCCCAAAGATACTGCACTTAAACAACGGTTTGGGCGATGAGGTTTCTTTTGATTTTGACGAAGACACAAAAGAATATGAAACGGAATGGAAAAAAACACATCCTAATAAAGTCCTTTGGTTAGAAGAGGGAGGCTTTAGTGCAGACAAAGTTACAGAGCTATACCTTTCCGACCTGAAAAACGAAATAGACCGCATACTCTACACTGCCAAAAAAGAGAAAGAAAAAGAGGAACAAGCCAAAAAAGAAGCCGATGAAAAACAAAAGCAGGTAACTGATTTGCTTTCCGAAGCACAAAAAGCATTGTGGAGCGGCGATTTGGAAAAAGCCAAACCCCTTTTGGACAAGGCTTATAAATTAGACCCCTCAAACCAAACTGTGCAAAAGCTTTCTGGGGAATATGCCCAAAAGAAAGACGAAAAAGCCAAAAAAGAATTAGACGACAAAATCGCCGAAGGCAAAAGAGAGCGGGAAACCTCTGCAGGCAATACACAGAATACCAACAATTCGTACAGGCATAACAACGTATCTGCAACCCAACAAAAAATAGCGACGATAGACAAAGCACATAGTGAGTTTAACAACACCATTGACCAAGCGTTTGAATCATCTCGGCAAAAGACAAAGGAAGCCCAGCAAAAATCCAGAGATTATTGGGAAGGAATGGAAGGCAGAGTAGCAGCACTAACAGAAGAATACTCAGAAAAGTACAGAAAGGAAGAAGAAGAATTCAATGCAAAAGAAGAACAAGTAAAACAAGAGTACCATAAACGAGAGCAGGAAAGAAAACAGCTGGCAGAAATAGCCCTAAAAAATAGAGAAGAAAGTAAATATGATTATACTGGTGAGTTTACAGACGATGGGGTAGCAGTAGTAATGGTTAAAGTTGGTGTTAATTACGGTAAATATGGATTAATAGATAAAACAGGGCAAGAAATTGTTCCTCCAAAATATGATTATATGGATGAGTTTTCAAAAGACGGTTTAGCTGTTGTAAAAATAGGAAGCTACCCTAATGAAAAATGTGGCTTCATTGATAAAACCGGCAGAGAAATAACGCCGTTGAAATATGATATTGCATCTTCATTTTCTGAAGGAATGGCTATGGTTGGTTCGAGGAATTTAGATAATAAGAATAATAAGGTGGGATTTATAGATACAACCGGAAAAGTGAAAATTGCCTTTAAATACCACTGGGCAAAATCTTTTTCAGAAGGATTGGCAGTGGTACTGGTTGATGATAAGGGATCGGGGTTTATAAACAAAGAGGGACAGTTTGTAATTTCACCAATATACGACCTTGCCCATTCCTTTTCTAACGGCAAAGCAAAAGTAGAGCTTGATGGTAGAGAATTTTATATTGACAAAACCGGTAAAGAAGTTAAATAG
- a CDS encoding RteC domain-containing protein, with the protein MNMKEFCNTKYEEMMAQIRKIQDSRYPPIKEGEVGFTTVNRFMSELKAYILEMGFDDKESEIAFFKETKPRFEAHQIFFRECFLIQNSLLNNDENRRVELQQQLTVIKKHFRKHHFLYSYFRLEKSTLDHWLFLRNVQEIPFITHRSIIHMDTRFETIGSYRFAKFLAYERLKKEIERFLEKDNNPIHLNDRPLIQWTGQKVQLVELLYALKVAGVFNNGQAELKSLAESLEKMFGVQIGDVYRIFQEIRLRKKGRTVFLDSLKEKLESYMEQAEGM; encoded by the coding sequence ATGAACATGAAAGAATTTTGTAATACCAAGTATGAGGAGATGATGGCCCAAATCAGAAAAATTCAGGATTCCCGATATCCTCCCATAAAGGAAGGAGAAGTAGGCTTTACTACGGTTAACCGCTTTATGTCCGAGTTAAAAGCTTATATCTTGGAAATGGGTTTTGATGACAAGGAAAGTGAAATCGCCTTTTTTAAGGAAACAAAGCCGAGGTTTGAGGCACATCAGATATTTTTTCGTGAATGCTTCCTCATCCAAAATAGTTTGCTGAACAATGATGAGAACAGAAGGGTGGAATTGCAGCAACAGCTGACGGTGATCAAAAAGCATTTCAGGAAACACCACTTTTTATACAGTTACTTCCGTCTGGAAAAATCCACTCTGGACCACTGGCTTTTTTTGCGCAATGTTCAGGAAATTCCTTTTATCACCCATCGCTCTATTATCCATATGGATACCCGCTTTGAAACGATAGGCAGCTACCGCTTTGCGAAGTTTCTCGCCTATGAACGCTTGAAAAAGGAAATAGAAAGGTTCCTGGAGAAAGACAATAATCCAATACACCTAAATGACCGTCCCTTGATCCAGTGGACAGGGCAGAAGGTACAGCTGGTGGAATTGCTATATGCCCTTAAGGTAGCCGGGGTATTCAATAATGGACAGGCAGAGCTTAAGTCGCTTGCAGAAAGCCTGGAAAAAATGTTTGGGGTGCAAATAGGGGATGTCTACCGCATATTCCAGGAAATACGCTTACGGAAAAAGGGCAGAACGGTGTTTTTGGACAGCTTGAAAGAGAAATTGGAAAGCTATATGGAGCAGGCGGAAGGGATGTGA
- a CDS encoding LuxR C-terminal-related transcriptional regulator encodes MDKLILKKAGHIWKEIGQHKKPEELQIEIEIYKKMLNLFQVGDYCYFVFSPPEFRIEHMNESVTKLLGYSTEEFNSQKFLETIHPDDIQQYLNFEATITQFWQSLSPEKVFKYKTRYDFRIRCKDGMIKRLLQQVAVIQSDDGGAVLRTFCIFTDITDLKQSNKMVLSIMGLEGEPSYIDIHPVQALIPHKSILSKREIQVFRLLVDECQSADIAETLGISPHTVATHRKNIFKKTGTNSVIQLVKLGLEKGWI; translated from the coding sequence ATGGATAAACTCATACTAAAAAAGGCAGGACATATCTGGAAAGAAATCGGACAGCATAAAAAGCCCGAAGAATTACAGATAGAGATAGAAATCTACAAAAAAATGCTTAACCTTTTTCAGGTGGGCGATTATTGTTACTTTGTCTTCAGTCCGCCAGAATTTAGAATTGAGCATATGAACGAGTCCGTCACCAAATTGCTGGGCTATTCAACAGAGGAATTTAACTCGCAAAAATTTTTAGAAACTATTCATCCGGACGATATACAGCAATACTTGAATTTTGAAGCGACCATTACCCAGTTCTGGCAAAGTCTGTCACCCGAGAAAGTGTTTAAGTACAAAACCCGCTATGATTTCCGCATTCGTTGCAAAGACGGTATGATAAAAAGGCTTTTACAACAGGTAGCAGTTATCCAAAGTGATGATGGTGGGGCGGTACTGCGGACCTTCTGTATATTCACGGATATTACCGACCTGAAACAAAGCAACAAGATGGTGCTGTCCATAATGGGATTGGAGGGCGAACCTTCATATATTGACATACACCCTGTTCAGGCACTGATTCCACACAAAAGTATTCTCAGTAAAAGGGAAATACAGGTTTTCCGACTATTGGTAGATGAATGTCAGTCAGCAGATATTGCCGAAACACTAGGTATAAGCCCGCATACGGTAGCTACCCACCGTAAAAATATTTTTAAGAAAACAGGCACTAACTCGGTTATACAGTTGGTAAAGTTGGGGTTGGAAAAGGGGTGGATATGA
- a CDS encoding nuclear transport factor 2 family protein has product MENRIKIAHQYIEFLEKGDSDKIISLFAEKGTVESPLYGKMKASEFYKALLSDTTHSVLELKGVFEEKVSNSIALYFNYKWTLKNDEVADFDVVDIIEFDQSDEIRFLKIIYDTVKSREIMNRIRN; this is encoded by the coding sequence ATGGAAAACAGAATTAAAATAGCTCATCAATATATCGAATTTTTGGAAAAAGGAGATTCAGATAAAATCATTTCATTATTTGCCGAAAAGGGTACAGTAGAGTCCCCATTGTATGGAAAAATGAAAGCTTCTGAATTTTACAAAGCCTTGCTTTCTGATACTACCCATTCAGTTTTGGAGCTAAAGGGAGTTTTTGAAGAGAAGGTCTCCAATAGCATCGCCTTGTACTTTAATTACAAATGGACATTGAAAAATGACGAGGTCGCTGATTTTGATGTGGTAGATATAATCGAATTTGACCAATCGGACGAGATACGATTTTTAAAGATAATATATGATACTGTTAAAAGCAGGGAGATAATGAACAGAATAAGGAATTGA
- a CDS encoding GNAT family N-acetyltransferase, giving the protein MEIKKVNIQDIGKLKEIGKLTFAETFSSENSEEDMKEYLENGFSTEKLTSELKDQGAEFYFAELDDKVIGYLKVNIGQSQTEIKDENALEIERIYVLKEFHGKKVGQILYDKAIELAKEKKLDYVWLGVWEQNPRAIRFYEKNGFVAFDQHIFKLGNDEQTDIMMKLKLN; this is encoded by the coding sequence ATGGAAATTAAAAAAGTAAATATTCAAGACATTGGAAAACTAAAAGAAATCGGAAAGTTGACTTTTGCCGAGACATTCTCTTCTGAAAACAGTGAAGAGGATATGAAAGAATATCTGGAGAACGGGTTTTCGACTGAAAAACTCACATCGGAACTGAAGGACCAAGGCGCTGAATTCTATTTTGCAGAACTTGACGACAAGGTGATTGGATATTTAAAAGTGAATATAGGACAATCACAAACCGAAATAAAGGATGAAAACGCACTCGAAATTGAACGGATCTATGTCCTTAAAGAATTTCACGGAAAAAAAGTCGGACAAATTCTTTACGACAAAGCAATTGAATTAGCCAAAGAAAAAAAACTAGATTATGTTTGGTTGGGTGTTTGGGAACAAAACCCAAGAGCAATTAGATTTTATGAGAAAAATGGATTTGTAGCATTTGACCAGCATATTTTCAAATTGGGAAATGATGAACAAACTGACATAATGATGAAACTAAAACTGAATTAA
- a CDS encoding LytR/AlgR family response regulator transcription factor → MARIQYPFNDVYFRISLSAAYALFLCIQKAFLSGYIGLHYSEALINFCLYTLLCFLLMELILRVTLHLDKVSDWRSRPFTRTFSQLFLGLACPLLLELYLAKLVRAYFPNILLDKGGFSYPQISIFVLLVNLYYTCLYLIGLKTSNQLSERKARNILVVHSGHKNIPLQQSKISHILRVGELVQVITLDQEKYTCNYSLDELEELLGNQDFFRANRQTIVNYYACRHFEPAEYGKLKLELIPKSPQPITISQKRVKTFRKWINQ, encoded by the coding sequence GTGGCTAGAATTCAATACCCATTCAATGATGTTTATTTCAGGATATCACTGTCTGCAGCCTATGCCTTATTTCTATGCATACAAAAGGCTTTCTTAAGTGGATATATCGGCCTTCATTACTCAGAAGCATTAATAAATTTCTGCCTTTATACCCTGCTTTGCTTTCTCCTTATGGAGCTCATATTAAGGGTAACCTTACATCTCGACAAGGTCAGTGATTGGCGGTCAAGACCCTTTACCAGAACATTCAGTCAATTATTCCTGGGGCTGGCCTGTCCTCTTTTGCTAGAACTCTACCTGGCCAAGCTGGTCCGGGCCTATTTCCCCAATATTCTCCTGGACAAAGGAGGATTTTCTTATCCACAAATAAGCATATTTGTTCTTTTGGTCAACCTGTATTATACCTGCCTCTACCTCATAGGCCTGAAGACAAGTAATCAATTAAGCGAAAGAAAGGCCAGAAATATTTTGGTGGTTCATTCTGGGCATAAAAACATCCCCTTACAACAATCAAAAATCAGTCATATTCTCCGTGTAGGGGAATTGGTGCAGGTAATAACTTTGGACCAAGAAAAATATACCTGCAATTATAGCTTGGATGAACTGGAAGAGTTATTGGGAAATCAGGATTTCTTTAGGGCCAACCGTCAAACTATTGTCAATTATTATGCCTGCAGACATTTTGAACCTGCTGAGTATGGAAAATTAAAACTGGAACTAATTCCAAAATCTCCCCAGCCAATAACTATCAGTCAGAAAAGGGTAAAAACATTTAGAAAATGGATCAATCAGTGA
- a CDS encoding alkene reductase, translated as MIFNNFKLGKLELSNRIVMAPMTRTRSSNGIMTDMNAEYYQQRASVGLIITEGTSVSASSMGYLYVPGLYNAAQTQSWKKVTNAVHEEGGKIFTQLWHVGRVAHISNQPNHFDPVAPSAIQAKNSTAWGIEDGEEGRVQVSVPRALETAEISEIVKDYVAAAKNAMEAGFDGIEIHAANGYLIDQFLNPCTNLRKDAYGGSIEKRARFALEVVDAIATVIGSDRVGIRFSPFGTQHDMAIFDEIEDTYQYLASELSKRGIAYIHLHDQGDLYREHYDFIKKFRKWYSGNIIFAGFLTKERAFAMIEKNLIDLAAFGRPLIANPDLVERFKHNYPLAEGKRDLYYGNSPEGYIDYPKYENSHEVL; from the coding sequence ATGATATTCAATAACTTTAAGTTAGGAAAACTGGAATTATCCAATAGGATTGTAATGGCACCAATGACCCGTACACGATCAAGCAATGGTATAATGACAGACATGAACGCTGAATATTACCAACAAAGGGCATCTGTCGGACTGATCATTACAGAAGGAACCTCTGTTTCTGCATCATCCATGGGGTACCTTTACGTGCCTGGCCTATACAATGCGGCACAGACCCAAAGCTGGAAAAAGGTAACGAATGCCGTTCATGAAGAGGGAGGGAAAATATTCACCCAACTTTGGCATGTGGGAAGGGTAGCCCATATTTCTAATCAACCTAACCATTTTGACCCTGTGGCACCTTCGGCAATACAGGCAAAGAACAGCACAGCATGGGGAATAGAAGATGGTGAGGAAGGTAGGGTGCAGGTATCCGTACCTCGTGCATTGGAAACTGCGGAAATTAGTGAAATTGTCAAGGATTATGTTGCAGCTGCAAAAAATGCTATGGAAGCCGGTTTTGACGGGATTGAAATTCATGCTGCCAATGGATATCTCATTGACCAGTTCTTAAACCCGTGCACGAATCTACGTAAAGATGCTTATGGTGGTTCCATTGAGAAACGGGCACGTTTTGCTTTGGAGGTAGTAGATGCGATAGCTACTGTGATTGGGTCTGATAGGGTGGGCATTCGGTTTTCTCCATTTGGTACCCAGCATGATATGGCAATATTTGATGAAATTGAAGATACCTATCAGTATCTTGCCAGTGAACTATCAAAAAGAGGAATTGCCTATATTCATCTACATGACCAAGGTGATTTATATAGGGAACATTATGATTTCATCAAAAAATTCAGAAAATGGTATAGTGGAAATATCATTTTTGCAGGATTTTTAACCAAAGAGAGGGCATTTGCAATGATCGAAAAGAACCTGATTGATCTTGCCGCATTTGGCCGTCCATTGATAGCAAATCCAGATCTGGTGGAGCGTTTTAAACATAACTATCCATTGGCAGAGGGCAAAAGGGATTTATATTATGGGAATTCTCCAGAGGGATATATTGATTATCCCAAATATGAAAACAGTCACGAGGTTTTGTGA
- a CDS encoding calcium/sodium antiporter, with protein sequence MVYLLFVIGLALLIKGADFLVDGSSSIAKEFQIPELVIGLTIVSFGTSMPELIVNLLASFSGSSELAVGNVFGSNIANVLLILGVAALIKPLPIQRSIYYTEIPISLAATFMVGFLANANLFLDIPGLSLSRADGGILLFFFGLFMAYIYAVSKSKSGQMDMASSDATMELLPRAKSVIYIIGGVLALFLGGKWVVDGAVEIATLMGLSETFIGLTVVAVGTSLPELVTSAVAAKKGQADIAVGNVVGSNIFNILWILGLSALIQPLPFTVVSNMDILVVVFSSTLLLLAVIFGRESKVNHWHGLFFLLCYVLYLIFLVKRG encoded by the coding sequence ATGGTTTATTTATTATTTGTGATAGGCTTGGCCCTTTTGATAAAAGGTGCGGATTTTCTAGTGGATGGCTCTTCTTCCATTGCAAAAGAATTTCAAATTCCTGAATTGGTTATCGGGCTTACCATTGTTTCCTTTGGAACCAGCATGCCTGAACTGATAGTAAACTTACTGGCAAGTTTTAGTGGGAGTTCAGAACTTGCCGTGGGAAATGTCTTTGGAAGTAATATTGCCAATGTACTTTTGATTCTTGGCGTGGCGGCCTTGATCAAACCCTTGCCGATACAAAGAAGTATTTATTATACAGAAATCCCAATATCTTTGGCGGCTACGTTTATGGTGGGATTTCTTGCCAATGCCAATCTTTTTCTGGATATTCCAGGGCTATCATTGAGTCGTGCTGATGGCGGTATCCTGCTTTTTTTCTTTGGCCTTTTCATGGCCTATATCTATGCGGTTTCTAAATCCAAAAGTGGCCAAATGGATATGGCATCTTCAGATGCTACTATGGAATTATTGCCAAGAGCTAAATCAGTTATATATATAATAGGTGGTGTATTGGCACTTTTCCTAGGGGGTAAATGGGTGGTGGATGGTGCCGTGGAAATTGCCACTCTTATGGGACTAAGTGAAACATTCATTGGCCTAACTGTAGTGGCCGTGGGTACATCCCTTCCCGAACTGGTGACTTCTGCTGTGGCAGCTAAAAAAGGCCAAGCGGATATTGCAGTTGGCAATGTAGTAGGTTCCAATATTTTTAACATTTTATGGATTTTGGGACTTAGTGCGTTGATTCAGCCCTTGCCTTTTACAGTAGTGTCCAACATGGATATATTAGTAGTGGTATTCTCAAGCACCTTACTGTTACTTGCGGTAATATTTGGACGTGAATCCAAAGTCAATCACTGGCATGGTCTTTTTTTTCTTTTATGTTATGTGCTTTACTTGATATTCTTGGTCAAAAGAGGATAG
- a CDS encoding WG repeat-containing protein: MNTKNLIIPLTVLLLCFAGSVAFGQHTQTHKVNFSDIDGFSGEVNFTSSRHSFGTTLKGKGTTLVLKNYRCTPEEKEALKKAGIDFWGYSGYSPKTFGVYVEGRAYVNMVRGYSFNRYAKSPKILHLNNGLGDEVSFDFDEDTKEYETEWKKTRPDKVLWLEEGGFSADKVTELYLSDLKNEIDRILYAAKKEKQKEEQEKAEQKMQETEAKESETSSDGSGGSSDNSAVKEEKSDNNYTDTEPKESGRKGAQTVYYPKTNRQLYDELKALTDATPALLNDPNVRSQLRNYKAFADRDGRNIQALKTSQMISGGRYNPAVSNYLNQTLATNAEIANVEMGVGAAVDAATELINNIVEANNRKEQERVAEIQRANQNFDAKAKALDNYRVQLAKNRQEFEESIKTKIIENYDSRYHESIGKSFSKGFTVLNGIIRYETEVPVRSNDPTKKPYFEKKTRHVGSYVDKSVEGGYFYHLYVVKKGGKYGILNDYAEPIYLPQFDDIKALSLTKKDYSENRYSLKDLSPRFLVKINDKWGEVLSDGSVSEEIKYDGIWYCPNYQIILKLGDKWTIKPIGRNNNEEGRNFTTSQIKEKFDIELIPIYMGYRGNMNSPFSSSPRQMVENVLTLDGKEHTLMLYTSDKDIFPVKKELGVIYARHSLIGEDGTNVWIFPFKDDWYQISFKEVNFDEYTDYHLKKMPDEFLSPIASGSTYLKNYHDIRWGVINQNGELVIPIENKSLELYDKLGFRTEQGYYDNDGVFFTSEEMFLEGFLKKENPSLNDEEPEMLNNAFSLITINNKKGIVDARNNIVVPIKYDEIGTKFNEENMTWFRDGNHYGMADVFGGEVFRIELPSEKKPENIDDFYFLGGLYFSGNDSKSFIELKGNTIAIHNTAILGLRPTDFNEENVDVEVARYFYSKIPSTSIWYDLAQMRLKYL, translated from the coding sequence ATGAACACAAAAAACCTTATAATACCCCTTACAGTACTCCTACTTTGCTTTGCGGGCAGCGTGGCTTTCGGGCAACATACACAAACCCACAAGGTTAATTTTTCCGATATAGACGGCTTTTCGGGTGAAGTGAACTTTACATCTTCCCGTCATAGTTTTGGGACAACATTAAAGGGGAAAGGTACTACACTTGTTCTAAAAAACTATCGTTGCACACCCGAAGAAAAAGAAGCGTTGAAAAAAGCAGGGATAGATTTTTGGGGATACTCCGGTTATAGTCCTAAAACATTTGGCGTATATGTAGAAGGAAGAGCTTATGTTAATATGGTTAGAGGGTATTCTTTTAATCGTTACGCCAAAAGCCCAAAGATACTGCACTTAAACAACGGTTTGGGCGATGAGGTTTCTTTTGATTTTGACGAAGACACAAAAGAATATGAAACGGAATGGAAAAAAACACGTCCTGATAAAGTCCTTTGGTTAGAAGAGGGCGGCTTTAGTGCAGACAAAGTTACAGAGCTATATCTTTCCGACCTGAAAAACGAAATAGACCGCATACTCTACGCTGCCAAAAAGGAAAAACAAAAAGAGGAACAAGAAAAGGCAGAACAAAAAATGCAGGAAACCGAAGCCAAAGAATCAGAGACCTCTTCGGACGGTAGTGGCGGTTCTTCCGACAACAGTGCTGTAAAAGAAGAAAAAAGCGATAACAACTATACGGACACGGAACCAAAGGAAAGTGGTAGAAAAGGTGCCCAAACCGTTTACTATCCCAAAACCAACCGCCAGCTCTACGACGAGCTGAAAGCATTGACCGATGCCACCCCAGCTCTGCTCAACGACCCGAATGTTCGCTCCCAATTAAGAAATTACAAAGCCTTTGCCGATAGAGACGGGAGGAATATACAAGCACTTAAAACTTCGCAAATGATAAGTGGAGGACGCTATAACCCAGCAGTTTCAAATTATCTTAACCAAACATTGGCGACCAATGCCGAAATCGCCAATGTAGAGATGGGAGTAGGAGCAGCAGTAGATGCCGCAACCGAACTGATAAATAATATTGTCGAAGCCAATAATAGAAAAGAGCAGGAAAGGGTGGCGGAAATACAACGGGCCAATCAAAATTTTGATGCAAAGGCCAAGGCTTTAGACAATTATAGAGTACAATTAGCCAAAAACAGGCAAGAATTTGAAGAATCCATTAAAACAAAGATTATCGAAAATTATGACAGTCGTTATCACGAATCCATTGGCAAATCATTCTCCAAAGGATTTACGGTATTAAATGGAATTATACGCTACGAAACAGAAGTCCCTGTTCGTTCCAATGACCCTACAAAAAAGCCCTACTTTGAGAAAAAAACCAGGCATGTAGGCTCCTATGTCGACAAATCGGTTGAGGGGGGATATTTCTACCATCTGTATGTTGTAAAGAAGGGAGGAAAGTATGGTATATTAAATGATTATGCAGAGCCGATCTACCTTCCTCAATTTGATGACATAAAAGCTCTTTCGTTAACCAAAAAAGATTATTCGGAGAACCGTTACTCGCTTAAAGACCTTTCTCCTCGTTTTTTGGTTAAAATTAACGATAAATGGGGAGAGGTCTTGTCGGATGGCTCAGTTTCCGAGGAGATTAAATATGATGGCATCTGGTATTGTCCCAATTATCAAATAATACTGAAGCTGGGAGATAAATGGACCATAAAGCCTATCGGCAGGAACAATAACGAAGAAGGCAGAAATTTTACGACATCCCAGATAAAGGAAAAGTTTGACATAGAGCTTATCCCTATATATATGGGATATAGGGGGAACATGAACAGTCCTTTCTCAAGCTCACCCAGACAAATGGTAGAAAATGTCTTAACGCTTGATGGAAAAGAACATACATTAATGTTATATACCTCTGATAAGGACATTTTTCCGGTTAAAAAAGAGTTGGGTGTAATATACGCAAGACATAGTCTTATCGGTGAAGACGGTACTAATGTTTGGATATTTCCTTTTAAGGATGATTGGTATCAAATTTCCTTCAAGGAAGTAAACTTTGATGAGTATACAGATTATCATCTCAAAAAAATGCCTGATGAATTTCTTTCTCCTATAGCTAGTGGAAGCACCTATCTTAAAAATTATCATGATATAAGGTGGGGAGTGATAAACCAGAATGGAGAACTGGTAATTCCAATCGAAAACAAGTCTCTGGAACTTTATGATAAGCTAGGCTTTAGAACAGAACAAGGTTATTATGACAACGACGGTGTTTTTTTTACAAGTGAGGAAATGTTCTTGGAAGGTTTTTTAAAAAAAGAGAATCCTTCGTTAAATGATGAAGAACCTGAAATGCTGAATAATGCATTTTCTTTAATAACTATCAACAACAAAAAAGGGATTGTAGATGCAAGGAACAATATAGTTGTTCCCATAAAATATGATGAAATTGGAACCAAGTTCAATGAAGAAAATATGACTTGGTTTAGGGATGGAAATCATTATGGAATGGCAGATGTTTTTGGAGGAGAAGTATTTCGCATAGAATTGCCATCCGAAAAGAAACCTGAAAACATTGACGACTTTTATTTTTTGGGAGGTTTATATTTTTCTGGTAATGACAGTAAGAGTTTCATTGAATTAAAAGGAAATACCATAGCTATACACAATACAGCCATCTTAGGTTTGAGACCTACCGATTTTAACGAAGAGAATGTAGATGTAGAAGTGGCAAGGTATTTTTATTCTAAAATTCCATCAACAAGTATCTGGTATGATTTGGCACAGATGCGGCTTAAATATCTATAG
- a CDS encoding helix-turn-helix domain-containing protein, whose amino-acid sequence MAILKQFDPLIIEEVEESSFSCSHHSHSYYEMVYINSGEGKHLFNEDVVPYERGNLFLIAPGDYHSFQIDEPTHFIYIKFTESYFESKQHLAPDEFRVGSPEILMEMKWLKEVKICIKPPCDNILKSTVHNLVAYASSLDASNSPIVYYQLLSIFGMIREILRERNLNQSMNGVNFEKLLSYIHENIYDRNKLGVSKVSNKFNISTTYFSNYFKRHFNISYQSYLDQYRVSLIKKRLAVGGVKLKEIALEFGFTDTSHLTKTFKKVTGLTPKQYNGQ is encoded by the coding sequence ATGGCCATATTAAAACAGTTTGACCCTTTGATTATTGAGGAGGTAGAGGAGTCTAGCTTCAGTTGTTCTCATCATTCCCACAGCTATTATGAAATGGTATATATCAATTCCGGTGAAGGAAAACATTTATTCAATGAGGATGTTGTGCCATACGAAAGGGGAAATCTATTTCTGATCGCTCCTGGGGATTATCATTCTTTTCAGATCGATGAGCCCACACACTTTATTTATATTAAGTTTACTGAGTCCTATTTTGAAAGCAAGCAGCATTTGGCACCTGATGAATTCCGTGTGGGATCTCCGGAAATCCTAATGGAAATGAAATGGCTGAAAGAGGTAAAGATTTGTATCAAACCACCATGTGACAACATCTTGAAGTCAACAGTACATAATCTGGTGGCATATGCCAGTTCCCTGGATGCAAGCAATTCCCCGATTGTTTACTACCAGCTACTGAGTATTTTTGGGATGATTCGAGAGATTTTAAGGGAAAGAAACCTAAACCAAAGTATGAATGGGGTAAACTTTGAAAAATTGCTTTCCTATATACATGAAAATATCTACGATAGAAATAAACTTGGGGTCAGTAAAGTGTCCAACAAATTCAACATTTCCACCACCTATTTTAGCAATTACTTCAAGAGACACTTTAATATTTCCTACCAAAGTTATCTTGATCAATACCGTGTGTCGCTGATAAAAAAGCGCTTGGCAGTAGGGGGAGTGAAATTAAAGGAAATAGCCCTGGAATTTGGATTTACTGATACCAGTCATCTGACCAAGACCTTTAAAAAGGTGACAGGTCTGACACCAAAACAATACAATGGACAATAG